The Impatiens glandulifera chromosome 8, dImpGla2.1, whole genome shotgun sequence genome includes a window with the following:
- the LOC124913256 gene encoding probable pectinesterase 68, with product MGGKSVDGGEGGLKGFGGRREGGDGGLKKGFGGSWKEGGNGRTGGMREGGEGRTGGMREGGEGRTGGIRDGAGKKGMGGLCVQFFLGQYSRIVYAHTYFDNIVSHGGCDDWDHISNKNKTAFFEVYKCYGFGAKAVRGVSLARELDYELAHPFLAKSFVNGRHLIAPLDA from the exons ATGGGAGGAAAGAGCGTCGACGGTGGTGAGGGTGGCTTAAAAGGGTTTGGAGGAAGGAGAGAAGGCGGCGATGGTGGGTTGAAGAAGGGGTTTGGAGGAAGCTGGAAAGAAGGCGGCAATGGAAGAACGGGAGGAATGAGAGAAGGCGGCGAGGGCAGAACGGGAGGAATGAGAGAAGGCGGCGAGGGCAGAACAGGAGGAATTAGAGACGGCGCAGGCAAGAAAGGGATGGGAG GGTTGTGTGTGCAATTTTTCTTGGGCCAATACTCTAGAATTGTTTACGCTCATACTTATTTCGATAATATTGTGTCTCATGGTGGTTGTGATGATTGGGACCACATCAGTAACAAGAACAA GACTGCCTTTTTCGAGGTGTACAAGTGTTATGGTTTTGGGGCGAAAGCGGTCCGTGGAGTGTCTTTGGCTAGAGAATTGGACTATGAATTGGCTCATCCATTTCTGGCCAAGAGCTTTGTCAATGGAAGGCACTTGATTGCACCATTAGATGCTTAA